One Peribacillus simplex NBRC 15720 = DSM 1321 genomic region harbors:
- a CDS encoding LLM class flavin-dependent oxidoreductase produces the protein MKKKTVKLGVFLAGTGHHVASWRHPNANPKANMDIDYFKGLAQTAEKGLFDLLFLADSLSVAKDSHPNILTRFEPLTLLSYLASATSNIGLVSTASTTYEEPFNVARKFASLDHITSGRAGWNVVTTSLASTAVNFNKSEHLEHSLRYKRATEFVEVTKKLWDSWEDDTLVIDKETGQFIDESKFHEINHQGEFFSVKGPLNISRSPQGHPVIVQAGSSGDGQLLAAKHAEIVFTAQENKEDAVSFYHELKGHLATFNREKSSLSIMPGLFPIVGQTEKEAQEKYEALQELIIPEIGLAVMGRYFGNVDFSNIPLDTPFADISLPNNVDSIQSKYDLIVKRATNENLTLRQTYQWVAGSRGHHIAIGTPTQIADKIEDWVNGNAADGFNIMPALLPDSLTDFVDLVVPELQSKGIFRTKYESNTLRGNLGLDKPVNQYSHKL, from the coding sequence ATGAAAAAGAAAACAGTAAAACTGGGTGTATTTTTGGCCGGAACAGGACATCACGTTGCTTCTTGGAGACATCCTAACGCCAATCCGAAAGCAAATATGGACATCGATTATTTTAAGGGGTTGGCGCAGACTGCCGAAAAAGGTTTATTTGATTTATTATTCTTGGCAGATAGTTTGTCAGTTGCAAAGGACTCGCATCCTAATATTCTGACTCGATTCGAGCCATTGACTTTGTTATCTTATCTAGCCTCGGCGACTTCCAATATTGGTTTGGTTTCAACGGCCTCCACCACCTACGAAGAACCCTTTAATGTTGCTAGAAAATTTGCTTCTTTAGACCATATTACCTCCGGCCGTGCTGGATGGAACGTAGTCACAACGTCCCTTGCCTCCACTGCAGTAAACTTCAATAAATCTGAACATTTAGAACATAGTCTCCGTTATAAAAGGGCGACTGAATTTGTTGAAGTTACCAAGAAATTATGGGACTCATGGGAAGACGATACGTTGGTTATCGATAAAGAAACAGGCCAATTCATTGATGAAAGCAAGTTTCATGAAATCAATCATCAAGGTGAGTTTTTCTCTGTAAAAGGACCATTAAATATTTCTCGCTCACCTCAGGGGCATCCGGTCATTGTACAAGCAGGTTCTTCTGGCGATGGTCAATTGCTTGCAGCAAAGCACGCAGAGATTGTCTTTACCGCCCAGGAGAACAAGGAGGACGCGGTTTCATTTTACCATGAGTTAAAAGGTCATTTGGCCACTTTTAATCGGGAGAAAAGCAGCTTGAGTATTATGCCAGGTTTGTTCCCGATTGTGGGACAGACTGAGAAGGAAGCCCAAGAAAAGTACGAGGCATTGCAGGAGCTGATCATTCCCGAAATAGGATTGGCTGTTATGGGAAGGTATTTTGGAAATGTGGATTTTTCAAATATCCCTTTGGATACACCGTTTGCTGATATTTCGTTACCAAATAATGTAGATAGCATCCAAAGTAAATATGATTTGATCGTTAAACGGGCGACCAATGAAAATTTGACGTTACGTCAGACATATCAGTGGGTTGCAGGATCACGTGGACATCATATCGCAATTGGAACACCAACGCAGATTGCGGATAAGATTGAAGATTGGGTGAATGGAAATGCAGCTGACGGCTTTAATATTATGCCAGCCCTCTTGCCTGATTCTTTAACGGATTTTGTTGATCTTGTTGTCCCTGAACTGCAATCAAAAGGAATTTTCCGTACGAAATATGAAAGTAACACATTACGAGGGAATCTTGGCCTGGATAAACCGGTCAACCAATATTCTCATAAGCTTTAA
- a CDS encoding amidohydrolase, producing MTPELSNQEFETTKKIKEALQSQNIKILDFSLKTGVVAEIKGSKPGPTIALRSDIDALPILEQSEVDFPSTHVGVMHACGHDFHTSVILGTAFLLKKEERDLSGTIRLIFQPAEETGHGASALMETGVLDDVDVIFGLHNDPTLKVGELGTKHGALTAGVDRFEVHVKATGSHAAKPEEGNDPIIITGHIISTLQTIISRNVAPKESAVLSITQIHSGSTWNVIPDSAYLEGTVRTFSKTQREFIQKRMKQVLHGISETFNANVELSWHPGPPSVDNTPEWADLALQVGDTAGYTTKTLEASSIGEDFAFYQEKIPGAFVMIGSGGPYDLHHPKFIVDETALFPAASYFRLLALEALKKIPK from the coding sequence ATGACACCTGAATTATCAAATCAAGAATTTGAAACGACTAAAAAAATTAAAGAAGCGCTTCAATCTCAAAATATTAAGATCCTTGATTTTTCATTAAAAACTGGTGTCGTAGCTGAGATAAAAGGCAGCAAGCCGGGACCTACGATAGCACTTCGCTCCGATATTGATGCTTTACCAATTTTGGAGCAATCTGAGGTGGATTTTCCTTCAACGCATGTCGGCGTGATGCATGCATGTGGTCATGATTTTCACACTTCTGTCATTTTGGGGACTGCTTTTTTATTGAAAAAAGAAGAAAGAGATCTGTCCGGAACGATTCGGTTGATATTTCAACCTGCGGAGGAAACGGGACATGGTGCAAGTGCTTTAATGGAAACCGGTGTGTTGGATGATGTGGATGTGATTTTTGGTCTTCATAATGATCCGACATTGAAAGTTGGGGAGCTAGGGACAAAACATGGAGCACTGACAGCGGGAGTCGATCGCTTTGAAGTGCATGTTAAAGCAACTGGCTCACATGCGGCCAAACCGGAAGAGGGAAATGATCCGATTATCATAACAGGACATATTATCTCAACGTTGCAAACCATCATCAGCCGAAATGTGGCGCCAAAAGAGTCCGCGGTTTTGAGCATCACTCAAATTCATAGTGGCTCAACATGGAATGTTATCCCAGATAGTGCATATTTGGAAGGAACCGTCCGCACCTTCAGTAAAACTCAACGAGAGTTCATTCAGAAACGTATGAAACAAGTCCTGCACGGTATAAGCGAAACATTCAATGCAAATGTTGAATTATCATGGCATCCAGGCCCCCCATCAGTTGATAATACTCCTGAATGGGCAGATTTGGCGCTTCAGGTTGGAGACACAGCAGGTTACACGACAAAAACGTTAGAAGCTAGCTCCATAGGGGAAGACTTCGCTTTTTACCAAGAAAAAATACCAGGTGCTTTCGTGATGATAGGTTCAGGCGGTCCGTATGACCTGCATCACCCTAAGTTTATAGTAGATGAAACGGCACTTTTTCCAGCGGCTTCTTATTTCCGCTTATTGGCTTTAGAAGCGTTAAAAAAAATCCCTAAATGA
- a CDS encoding MEDS domain-containing protein translates to MKSKMNQLFKDQKSVHVLYSYNEMENYIIQVLNFIQDGIAAGDYIILIENDRIYPIIHKELSTRLTKDQMEFIHFVNNFDFYCSSGSYHPPAIEEYFNKTVQPYVDNKISFRSWAHVEWATMEEPLHIIEDFERTVDEAVNQLSFPLICAYKGERMPDYLKTILLETHPYVLKDDDVIISEQYLPSSLK, encoded by the coding sequence TTGAAAAGCAAAATGAATCAGTTGTTCAAAGACCAAAAGAGCGTTCATGTGCTGTATTCCTATAATGAAATGGAAAATTACATTATACAAGTTTTGAATTTTATCCAAGACGGCATCGCGGCAGGAGATTATATTATTCTTATTGAAAATGACCGTATTTACCCCATTATTCATAAAGAACTGAGCACTCGGTTAACGAAAGATCAAATGGAGTTCATTCACTTTGTGAACAACTTCGATTTCTATTGCTCAAGCGGCAGTTATCATCCTCCTGCAATCGAAGAGTACTTTAATAAAACGGTACAACCCTATGTGGATAATAAAATCTCTTTCCGATCATGGGCACATGTGGAATGGGCAACCATGGAAGAGCCGCTGCATATCATAGAGGATTTTGAGAGAACAGTAGATGAAGCTGTAAATCAGCTGTCGTTTCCATTAATTTGTGCTTACAAAGGTGAGAGGATGCCAGACTACCTCAAAACCATATTGTTGGAAACACATCCTTATGTTCTAAAAGACGATGATGTCATCATCTCTGAACAATACTTGCCATCTAGTTTGAAATAA
- a CDS encoding FusB/FusC family EF-G-binding protein, protein MEPFIRSEQYNFIKSQTQILINGHATANDKDVINTLKTVAKERALSLFSDLSEEQKQLLDPVDTIKDPAQAEAFLLQVKPFVIPFKEVTEKTIKKLFPKAKKLKTPLLENIDLREISYLGWDDVGSGKKFIIAPHHNKLTGLHGTIKPSNKKGICAICSRFEETGMFMSETKGTVQGTFIKKGNYICLDSMKCNQNITTLDKMTDLIERLK, encoded by the coding sequence ATGGAACCTTTTATCAGGAGCGAGCAGTATAACTTCATAAAATCTCAAACACAGATTCTCATAAATGGACACGCGACTGCCAACGATAAGGATGTGATCAACACCCTGAAAACAGTCGCCAAAGAAAGAGCACTAAGCTTATTCAGTGACTTGAGCGAAGAGCAAAAACAATTGCTGGATCCAGTGGATACCATAAAAGATCCCGCACAAGCCGAAGCCTTTCTCTTACAGGTAAAACCATTTGTGATCCCATTTAAAGAAGTAACCGAAAAAACGATAAAAAAATTGTTTCCTAAAGCAAAGAAATTAAAAACCCCTTTGTTGGAGAACATCGATTTGAGAGAGATTTCATATTTGGGATGGGATGATGTCGGATCCGGAAAGAAATTCATCATTGCACCCCATCATAATAAACTCACCGGATTGCATGGAACCATTAAACCTTCAAACAAAAAAGGGATCTGTGCCATATGCAGCCGATTTGAAGAAACAGGGATGTTCATGTCTGAAACAAAAGGAACCGTCCAAGGGACATTCATTAAAAAAGGGAATTATATTTGTCTGGACAGTATGAAATGCAACCAGAACATAACCACTTTGGATAAAATGACCGACCTAATCGAGCGGCTGAAATAA
- a CDS encoding CD3324 family protein, which yields MKYVKATAVLPEKLIVEIQKYVQGETIYIPKPEKDHHKWGTRSGSRELIDDRNASIKYAFKDGHTIHQLAEEHFLSVETIKKIVYSK from the coding sequence ATGAAATATGTAAAAGCGACGGCCGTTTTGCCTGAAAAGCTGATCGTTGAAATTCAAAAGTATGTGCAAGGTGAAACCATATATATCCCTAAACCTGAAAAGGACCATCACAAATGGGGAACCCGTTCGGGATCAAGGGAATTGATTGATGACCGGAATGCCTCTATAAAATATGCATTCAAAGACGGGCATACCATCCATCAATTAGCCGAGGAACATTTTCTCTCCGTGGAAACCATCAAGAAAATCGTTTATTCTAAATAG
- a CDS encoding SDR family oxidoreductase, with the protein MKVFVVGANGQIGKHLVDLLKDSPEHSVRAMVRKEEQSKHLEKNGIESAVVSLTGSVDEIANAAKGCDAIVFTAGSGGSTGADQTLLIDLDGAVKTIEAAENLGINRFIMVSAFQANNRENWNEAIKPYYVAKHYADRALLQSDLNYTIIRPGGLVNEPGTGKVTAAEELERGSIAREDVARTILASLTEENTYKRSFDLISGDTAIAEALREI; encoded by the coding sequence ATGAAAGTATTCGTAGTTGGGGCAAATGGGCAGATCGGTAAACATCTTGTGGATTTATTAAAAGATAGCCCGGAACATAGTGTACGGGCAATGGTTCGTAAAGAAGAACAAAGTAAGCATTTAGAGAAAAATGGAATTGAATCTGCGGTCGTCAGTTTAACTGGATCAGTGGATGAGATTGCGAATGCGGCAAAAGGCTGTGATGCCATCGTGTTTACAGCAGGATCCGGTGGAAGCACCGGTGCTGATCAAACGCTGTTGATTGATCTGGATGGTGCTGTTAAAACGATTGAAGCGGCAGAAAACTTGGGAATCAACCGATTCATCATGGTGAGTGCATTTCAGGCCAATAATCGCGAAAACTGGAATGAAGCCATCAAACCGTATTATGTGGCCAAGCACTATGCGGATAGGGCATTGTTACAAAGCGATTTAAATTATACCATCATTCGGCCAGGGGGTCTGGTGAATGAACCGGGAACGGGCAAAGTGACCGCCGCCGAAGAATTGGAAAGAGGTTCGATTGCCCGTGAAGATGTGGCTCGAACTATTCTTGCTTCTTTAACTGAAGAAAATACCTACAAGCGTTCATTTGATTTAATCTCTGGTGATACTGCAATCGCGGAAGCATTAAGGGAAATATAA
- a CDS encoding sugar O-acetyltransferase: protein MNTEKEKMVSGELYIAADPELIKDRENARKLTRLYNQTTESEGDERTALLKQLLGSTGLNVYIEPTFRCDYGYNISVGENFYANFDCVILDVCEVKIGRDCMLAPGVHIYTATHPLDPFERSSGVEYGKPVTIGDHVWIGGGAIINPGVTIGNHSVVASGAVVTKDVPEGVVVGGNPAKVIKHIEGIK from the coding sequence ATGAATACTGAAAAAGAAAAGATGGTGAGCGGGGAACTTTACATCGCCGCTGATCCGGAATTAATAAAAGATAGGGAAAATGCCAGAAAGTTGACCCGGTTATACAATCAGACAACTGAAAGTGAAGGGGACGAACGAACTGCACTGCTGAAACAGCTTTTAGGTTCCACTGGGCTAAATGTATATATTGAACCCACTTTCCGTTGTGACTATGGATACAACATTTCTGTCGGGGAAAACTTTTATGCTAATTTCGATTGTGTCATTTTGGATGTTTGTGAAGTGAAAATTGGCAGGGACTGCATGTTGGCTCCCGGAGTGCATATCTATACAGCCACACATCCGCTGGATCCCTTTGAACGCAGTTCTGGAGTGGAATACGGAAAACCGGTTACGATAGGGGATCATGTATGGATTGGCGGAGGGGCCATCATCAATCCTGGCGTAACAATAGGGAATCATTCCGTCGTCGCTTCAGGGGCCGTCGTAACAAAGGATGTTCCTGAAGGCGTAGTTGTCGGCGGAAACCCAGCGAAGGTCATCAAGCATATTGAAGGAATTAAATAA
- the brnQ gene encoding branched-chain amino acid transport system II carrier protein, with amino-acid sequence MSQKAPLSFVIVTGLMLFALFFGAGNLIFPAMLGQSAGTNLWSASLGFIITGVGLPFITILAFGFSGKNDVQSLASRAHPLFGIIFTVVLYLSLGPLFALPRTGSVSYEIGIKPFLSNDVGFLPLLIFTIIYFGIACLLSINPSKMLDIVGKILTPLLLIFIGILIVVAIINPMGEIQSPTAKYSDNSFFNGFKEGYLTMDTLAGFAFGIIVINAIKDKGITSRKEVLGFCMKAGLIAATLLVIVYTSITYVGATSVEKLGQLGNGGDVLAQASNHFFGPAGAVLLGLIVIAACLTTSIGLITACSTYFNKILPTVSYKSYVVIFSVFSAAVANVGLAKLISITVPVLTALYPVAIVLIVLTFFHSFFKGKSEVYLGSLLLTAIISVMDGIVASGIKMEVVSDLFTQYLPLYSVGVGWVIPAIIGGVLGYMIYLIKGDPKEAY; translated from the coding sequence ATGTCACAGAAAGCACCACTTTCTTTTGTCATTGTAACAGGATTAATGCTTTTTGCTTTATTTTTTGGTGCAGGAAACTTAATTTTCCCTGCCATGCTCGGTCAATCCGCTGGGACCAATTTATGGTCGGCCAGTTTAGGATTCATCATTACTGGTGTTGGATTGCCATTCATTACAATATTGGCATTTGGTTTTTCAGGAAAAAATGATGTTCAATCGCTTGCAAGCAGAGCACACCCGTTATTCGGCATCATTTTCACGGTCGTTCTTTATTTATCTTTGGGGCCGCTTTTCGCGCTTCCTAGAACGGGAAGTGTATCCTACGAAATAGGGATTAAACCTTTCCTATCTAATGATGTCGGTTTTTTACCATTGCTGATATTCACGATCATATACTTTGGAATTGCCTGTTTATTATCAATCAACCCATCAAAAATGCTGGATATCGTCGGAAAAATATTAACACCGTTATTATTGATTTTCATCGGGATTCTCATTGTGGTCGCAATTATTAACCCAATGGGTGAAATCCAGTCACCAACGGCAAAATATTCAGATAATTCTTTCTTCAATGGATTTAAAGAAGGATATTTGACTATGGATACGCTGGCCGGATTTGCATTTGGGATCATTGTCATTAATGCAATCAAAGATAAAGGGATAACATCAAGAAAAGAAGTGTTGGGCTTCTGTATGAAAGCCGGCTTAATAGCTGCCACTTTGTTGGTGATCGTTTATACGTCCATAACTTATGTCGGGGCAACAAGTGTGGAGAAACTGGGTCAACTGGGTAATGGCGGAGACGTTTTGGCTCAAGCCTCGAATCATTTTTTCGGACCGGCTGGTGCTGTGCTGTTAGGGTTGATTGTGATCGCTGCATGCCTAACGACAAGCATCGGTTTGATAACGGCTTGTTCTACGTATTTCAATAAAATACTGCCTACTGTATCGTATAAATCATATGTCGTCATCTTCTCTGTTTTTAGTGCGGCAGTTGCCAATGTAGGTTTGGCCAAGCTCATTTCCATTACAGTGCCTGTGTTAACGGCGCTTTATCCCGTGGCGATCGTTTTGATTGTTCTTACGTTCTTCCATTCCTTTTTCAAAGGGAAATCGGAGGTATATTTAGGAAGCTTATTATTAACGGCCATCATTAGCGTTATGGATGGAATAGTGGCATCAGGCATTAAAATGGAAGTTGTCTCGGACCTTTTCACTCAATACCTTCCACTATATAGTGTAGGGGTAGGATGGGTGATTCCTGCCATCATCGGCGGTGTATTGGGCTATATGATATACCTAATAAAAGGCGACCCTAAGGAAGCTTATTAA
- a CDS encoding MoxR family ATPase: MEIANILQASKKNPVQFEELIRSGGYLPPEMELMVDAITALSMGKNILLKGPTGAGKTKFAETLSNLFNQPMFSVNCSVDLDAESLLGFKTLAYKEEKQVIEFVPGPVTNSMNHGHFLYIDEINMAKPETLPLINGVLDYRRTITNPFTNEVITAKEGFNVIAAINEGYVGTVPLNEALKNRFVVIEVPYIEGEQLRQLIETNTKLKDPRSIELFVKLSSDLINAVNQGKVAEDAASIRALLDACDLSVLIPPKRAILRSIVDKLDEEREREFVKNLADTLF; this comes from the coding sequence ATGGAAATCGCAAATATATTACAAGCAAGCAAAAAGAATCCTGTTCAATTTGAGGAATTGATCAGGAGCGGCGGATATCTGCCTCCCGAAATGGAGTTGATGGTAGATGCCATCACGGCCTTAAGCATGGGGAAGAATATCCTTTTGAAGGGTCCGACAGGGGCAGGGAAGACAAAGTTTGCCGAGACATTATCAAATTTATTCAACCAGCCGATGTTCAGTGTCAACTGCTCAGTCGACTTGGATGCCGAAAGCTTATTGGGCTTCAAGACGTTGGCTTACAAAGAAGAAAAACAAGTGATAGAATTCGTACCTGGACCAGTGACCAATTCGATGAATCACGGTCACTTCCTATATATAGATGAAATAAACATGGCAAAACCGGAAACTCTGCCGCTTATCAATGGTGTGCTTGATTACAGAAGGACGATAACGAATCCGTTCACGAATGAAGTCATAACGGCAAAAGAAGGCTTTAATGTGATTGCTGCAATCAACGAAGGGTATGTCGGTACAGTGCCGCTGAATGAAGCGCTAAAAAATAGGTTTGTCGTAATTGAAGTTCCTTATATCGAAGGGGAGCAGTTAAGACAATTGATAGAAACGAATACAAAGTTGAAGGACCCAAGAAGTATCGAATTGTTCGTTAAACTGTCGAGTGATTTGATAAATGCCGTGAATCAAGGGAAGGTAGCTGAAGATGCGGCATCGATCAGGGCTTTGCTTGATGCTTGCGATCTAAGTGTGTTGATCCCGCCAAAACGGGCGATTCTTCGTTCCATTGTGGATAAGTTGGACGAGGAGCGGGAGCGTGAGTTTGTGAAGAACTTGGCTGACACATTATTCTAA
- a CDS encoding vWA domain-containing protein — MKYIRFNDSIIDTALFLQLQDLSTVLSGIPELEFEYNYGSFIDLIENKVTASHFWENGNREVKEAGLKTDVLLRTIGTLHHSTIQSMKEYQDIIGESSLPKFAAQLFALLEDLRLEELVKKERPGTKKWFSVRGAYLKQYFESQLATNVTRSFALDELYCLIYLLLQSDRPDPIFPRANVRQLEELEKLKPFIHSVFEATKTSDITRICEQIVFRVNDRYEDTMNEYFIFPIANVEKYKANTLFDELTRNDELLNDDTEDIDEDKSEFIDEKFSTWHRENKNGESNSTFLQFELEQGTKTSMMGGGAREAEDADQALASIQGSSGESQQKEYNQQETLEKKQTNMGKSGEHPFGEENKDVVQVIKEAKIPTLSEEKRYREFVADIEPFKRKLSSTIEKTLENKKNAPRKDLAFGRLSKKLLPLVFEENPRVFYKKNQDSNEMDAVFTLLIDCSASMHNKMDETKRGVVLFHEVLKKLRIPHSIVGFWEDANEVREGYQPNYFHVIQSHSDSLYLNSGAKIMQLEPEEDNRDGYSIRVATMELEKRREKNRFLLVFSDGEPAASDYDQNGIVDTHLAVSEARKKGIEVIGLFLADGGIDESEEMTMKNIYGKERLMIPSVADLPEQFTPLLKKLLLKTI, encoded by the coding sequence ATGAAGTATATCCGGTTCAATGATTCAATAATAGATACGGCTCTTTTTTTACAGCTTCAGGATCTCTCGACTGTGTTATCCGGCATTCCTGAGCTGGAATTCGAATACAATTATGGCTCCTTCATTGATCTGATCGAGAATAAGGTCACAGCCAGCCATTTTTGGGAAAATGGAAATAGGGAAGTGAAGGAAGCGGGGCTGAAAACGGACGTGCTCCTTAGGACGATAGGTACGCTGCATCATTCAACAATCCAGAGCATGAAGGAGTACCAGGACATTATCGGGGAAAGTTCACTTCCGAAGTTTGCAGCCCAATTATTCGCTTTACTGGAAGATTTGCGATTGGAAGAATTGGTGAAGAAAGAAAGGCCAGGCACGAAAAAATGGTTTTCGGTAAGGGGTGCTTACCTTAAACAATATTTCGAAAGCCAATTGGCGACGAATGTCACAAGAAGTTTTGCACTGGATGAATTATACTGCCTCATATATTTACTGCTTCAATCTGACAGACCGGATCCGATTTTTCCAAGAGCCAATGTAAGGCAGCTGGAAGAACTTGAGAAACTCAAACCGTTCATCCATTCTGTCTTTGAAGCCACTAAAACCAGTGATATCACGAGGATTTGCGAGCAAATCGTTTTCCGTGTGAACGATCGATACGAGGATACGATGAATGAATATTTCATCTTCCCCATTGCGAATGTGGAGAAGTATAAGGCAAATACCTTATTTGATGAACTGACTAGAAATGATGAACTGTTGAACGATGATACAGAAGATATTGATGAAGATAAAAGTGAATTCATTGATGAAAAATTCTCGACTTGGCACCGGGAGAATAAGAACGGTGAGAGTAATTCGACTTTTCTTCAATTTGAATTGGAGCAGGGAACGAAAACAAGTATGATGGGCGGAGGTGCGCGTGAAGCGGAAGATGCCGACCAAGCACTGGCTTCGATCCAGGGTTCATCAGGGGAAAGTCAACAAAAGGAATACAATCAGCAAGAAACGCTGGAGAAGAAACAAACCAATATGGGCAAAAGTGGTGAACATCCATTTGGTGAAGAAAATAAAGACGTCGTTCAGGTAATCAAAGAAGCAAAAATACCAACACTTTCGGAAGAGAAACGCTACCGTGAGTTTGTTGCGGATATCGAGCCGTTCAAGAGAAAACTCTCCAGTACAATTGAAAAGACGCTGGAAAATAAAAAGAACGCACCAAGAAAAGATTTGGCTTTTGGCCGTTTATCGAAGAAATTACTGCCGCTTGTATTTGAAGAAAATCCAAGGGTCTTTTATAAAAAGAACCAGGATTCAAATGAAATGGATGCCGTATTCACATTGCTTATCGATTGCTCGGCTTCCATGCATAACAAAATGGATGAAACGAAACGAGGGGTCGTCCTGTTTCATGAAGTACTGAAAAAATTAAGGATCCCCCACTCGATCGTGGGATTTTGGGAAGATGCAAATGAAGTGAGAGAAGGATATCAGCCGAACTACTTCCATGTGATCCAGTCCCATTCCGATTCTCTTTATCTAAACTCAGGAGCTAAAATCATGCAGCTTGAACCAGAGGAAGACAACCGGGACGGATACAGTATCAGGGTTGCCACAATGGAATTGGAAAAAAGACGGGAAAAGAACCGATTCTTGCTCGTATTTTCCGATGGTGAGCCGGCAGCAAGCGATTATGATCAAAATGGCATTGTCGATACACATCTTGCTGTTTCGGAAGCCAGGAAAAAAGGCATAGAAGTCATCGGCCTGTTTTTAGCGGATGGAGGCATCGATGAAAGTGAAGAAATGACGATGAAAAACATCTATGGCAAAGAACGCCTAATGATTCCGAGTGTAGCGGATTTGCCAGAGCAATTTACACCGCTGTTAAAAAAACTGCTGTTGAAGACCATTTGA
- a CDS encoding DUF4023 family protein, which yields MKSSKEFVESIQEQQKKEEGNFRRQGNGNPAQKLPNKKH from the coding sequence ATGAAAAGTTCAAAGGAATTCGTTGAAAGCATTCAAGAGCAGCAGAAAAAGGAAGAAGGCAATTTCCGCCGCCAAGGCAATGGGAATCCCGCTCAGAAATTACCGAATAAAAAACATTAA
- a CDS encoding SDR family oxidoreductase, translating to MENRLDGKVALVTGSSRGIGRAIAEQLADLGAKVVINYSGSVHKADEVVECIKEKGGEAVAIQADISQVSHIENLFEETVNTFGKIDILVNNAGLMINKPLSEATEEDFDKQFAVNVKGTFFACQQALKYMEADGRIVNISTSVIGQMFPSYSVYAGTKGAVEQFTRHLSKEFGPKGITINAIAPGPVNTELFNVGKSEQQIEGMKKMNAFGRLGETEDIANVVSFLVSEQAQWVTGQTIRVNGGFV from the coding sequence ATGGAAAATCGGTTGGATGGAAAAGTTGCATTGGTCACAGGTTCATCAAGAGGGATCGGTCGCGCCATAGCAGAACAGCTTGCAGATTTGGGTGCAAAAGTGGTGATCAACTATTCAGGCAGTGTACATAAAGCAGATGAAGTTGTTGAGTGCATTAAGGAAAAGGGCGGGGAAGCTGTTGCTATCCAAGCCGATATCAGCCAGGTTTCCCATATTGAAAATCTTTTCGAGGAAACGGTCAATACGTTTGGGAAAATCGATATTTTAGTGAACAATGCGGGACTGATGATAAATAAACCACTTTCCGAAGCAACGGAGGAAGACTTTGATAAACAATTTGCAGTGAACGTGAAGGGGACATTCTTCGCTTGCCAACAAGCCCTGAAATATATGGAGGCCGATGGCAGGATCGTCAATATTTCAACCTCTGTAATAGGCCAAATGTTTCCTTCATACAGCGTGTATGCAGGCACAAAGGGGGCAGTTGAACAATTCACGAGACATCTGTCCAAAGAGTTCGGTCCAAAAGGGATTACGATCAATGCAATTGCTCCAGGACCGGTTAACACAGAGTTGTTTAATGTAGGGAAATCGGAGCAGCAAATCGAAGGAATGAAAAAAATGAATGCCTTCGGGCGTTTAGGTGAAACGGAAGACATCGCCAATGTGGTATCGTTTTTGGTGAGTGAACAAGCCCAGTGGGTTACGGGTCAGACGATTAGGGTAAATGGTGGATTCGTTTAA